Within Pseudomonas brassicacearum, the genomic segment CGGCCCCACTAGACCGTCAAAGTTGACTTCATAGGATTTCATCAGCGAGGCTCCACGAGAATCTGTTTTTTTATAGGCATCAATAACAACCGAGTCGCGGCTATCGCGGGCAAGCCTTGCTCCCACAGGCCCGATGCAGGACTTGTGAAAGCAAGCCTTGCTCCCATAGGCCAGGTACAAAACCTGTGGGAGCAAGGCTTGCCCGCGATGGCGGTCTCAAGACATGCGCACGCCGGGGGTCAGGGCAGCCGGCATCACAAGGCTCGGGGTTTCCAGGGAAGCCACCGGGTACGCGCAATAATCTGCAGCGTAATAAGCACTGGCGCGGTGGTTGCCCGAAGCGCCGACACCGCCGAACGGCGCGCTGCTGGCAGCCCCCGTCAGCTGTTTGTTCCAGTTGACGATACCGGCGCGGCTTTGCAGCCAGAACTGCTGGTAACGCTCCTGGGAATCGGACAGCAACCCGGCGGCCAGGCCATACTGAGTATTGTTGGCCTCGGCAATCGCCGCAGGAAAATCCTTGTAACGAATCACCTGCAGCAACGGCCCGAACAACTCTTCGTCAGGACGCTCGGCCACCGCCGTCACGTCCAGGATACCCGGCGTCAGCAACGCCGCCTGGGCCTGGGGTTGGGTCATGGCCAGCAGCGCCACGGCCCCCAGGCCGAGCAAATGGTTTTGCGCGTCCATCAAGGCCTTTGCCGCACCCAGGGAAATCACCGAGCCCATGAACGGCGCCGGTTGCTGGTCGAAGGTACCGACTTCAAGGGTCGAGCTGACCGCCACCAGGCGCGCCAGCAAGGCATCGCCCCAGGCGCCTTCCGGCACCAGCAGGCGGCGCGCACAGGTGCAGCGCTGCCCGGCAGAAATGAAAGCGGACTGGATAATGGTGTAGACCGCCGCATCGACGTCCTCGACCTCATCCACCACCAACGGGTTGTTACCGCCCATTTCCAGCGCGAGGATCTTGTCCGGGCGCCCGGAAAATTGTTGGTGCAACAGATTGCCGGTGCGGCTGGAGCCCGTGAAAAACAGCCCGTCGATGCCAGGGTTCGCCGCCAGGGCGATGCCGGTTTCCCGCGCGCCTTGCACCAGGTTCAGTACGCCCGCCGGCAGACCGGCCTCGACCCAGCACTTGACCGTCAGTTCGGCGACTTTCGGCGTCAGCTCGCTCGGTTTGAACAACACGCTGTTGCCGGCCAGCAGCGCCGGCACGATGTGGCCGTTGGGCAAATGGCCGGGGAAGTTGTAAGGGCCGAACACCGCCACCACACCGTGGGGCTTGTGGCGCAGCACGGCGGTGGCGTCGCCCAGGGGGCCGCTCTTCTCACCTGTTCGCTCGCGGTAACTCTGCACCGAGATAGCGACCTTGTTGACCATGCTGGTCACTTCGGTCGCTGCTTCCCACAACGGCTTGCCGGTTTCTTCACCGATGCAATGGGCCAGTTCGTCCGCATGGTTTTTCAGGGCAGCGGCAAAGGCTTCCAGCACCTGGATGCGTTCATCCAGCGAGCGCCGTGCCCAGTCCGGGAACGCCTGGCGCGCGGCCTGCACCGCCGATTCCACTTGCGCGGCGGTGGCACCGTTGCCCGCCCACACCACCTGTTGGGTCACCGGGTTCAACGACTCAAAGAGGTCGCCCTGGCCTTCCAGCCAACTTCCTGCGATGTACAGCGAATTCATTATTTGGACTCCCGAGCGGCAGACAAGGCGACGGCACGTACCTGATCACCGGCGTTGAGTTGAAGACGTTTGGCGGTCAGCGGGTCGACCACCAGGGTGCCTGCAGCCAAGCGCGCCGGTGCCGCGGTGATGCGGCAGTCTTCGCGCTTGCGGTTATGAATGAGGAACGGCGTGGCATCGTCGCCCGGCGTACCGATGGCCAGGACCAGCGCCTGACTGTCGCGAATCGCGCGGATCTTGCCGGTTTCGCACTCCACCGCCGGGCCGGCGTCGAAGATGTCGACGTAACCCTGGTAGCTGAAACCTTCGCTCTTGAGCATCGACAATGCCGGTTCCGTGTCCGGGTGAACCTGGCCGATCACGGCCCGGGCATCTTCAGACAGGAAGCAGGTGTACAGCGGGAACTTGGGCATCAGCTCGGCGATGAACGCCTTGTTGCCCACCCCGGTGAGGTAATCGGCCTGGCTGAATTCCATCTTGAAGAAGTGTCGGCCCAGGCTTTCCCAGAACGGTGACCGCCCATTGTCGTCGGACATGCCGCGCATCTCGGCGATGATCTTGTTGCCGAACAACTGTGGGAATTCGGCAATGAACAACAGCCGCGCCTTGGCCAGCATCCGGCCATTGAGGCCACTGCGGAAATCGGCATGCAGAAACAGCGAGCACAGCTCGGAATTACCGGTCAGGTCGTTAGCCAGGAACAGGGTCGGGATTTCCCGATAGATGTTCAATTCCTGGGAAGCGCTGACCGTCAGGCCGACCCGGAAGTTGTACCAAGGCTCGCGCAACCCCACGGCACCGGCGATGGCGGAAATGCCCACCACGCGACCGTCGTCGTCTTCGAGCACGAACAGGTAGTCCGCGTCACCACGCCCGGCTTCGCCGCGAAAGGTCTTCTCGGCCCAGCCGACCCGATGGGCCAGGCGCTCTTCGTTGGCCGGCAAGGTGGTCAGGCCGGTGCCGGTGCTGCGGGCCAGGGCGATCAGAGCGGGTAAATCGCTGCTGCGTACGGGACGAACGATCATGCTATCTCCTCAAACGGGTCGCTCACGCCACCCGCGAAACTCAGCGGTAAGGCGTTAAACGGCTACCAGGCGCACGCTGGCACCTTCGCCAACGCCCAGGGCTTCGGCCGCTTCCATGTCCAGGGTCACCGGTTTGCCCGGCGCGTAGTCGAGCTCGAGCAGCACGGCGCGGTAATCCTGCAATTGGGCATTGGCCACCAGGTATTGGCGCCCGGCACCCTTGACCGGTTCGCCGATCTTGACCGGCACCACACGGCTCTGGGCAATCGAGCGAATGCCCGAGACACGAGCATGCAGGGTCGGGCCGCCGTCGAAGATGTCGATGTAGTGATCGGTCTCGAAACCCTCGCGCATCAAGATGTCGAAGGTGATCTGCGCCCGCGGATGGACCTGGCCCATGGCTTCCTGGGCAGCGTCCGGCAGCAGCGGCACGTAGATCGGGTAATGGGGCATCAGCTCGGCGAGAAAAGTACGGCTTTTCAGCCCGCACAAGCGCTCGGCGGCGGCGTAGTTGAGGTCGAAGAAGTTGCGACCGATAGCGTCCCAGAACGGCGAGTCGCCATGCTCATCGCTGTAGCCGACGATCTCGGTCACCACCGAATCGGCAAACCGCTCCGGATGACTGGCGACGAACAGCAGGCGCCCGCGGGAATTGAGTTCCGACCACGGCGAGCCCACCAATTCCGGCACCACGTAGAAGCTGGTCAGCAGGCTGTTACCGGTCAGGTCGTGGCACTGGGAGAGCACGTGGATCTTGTTGTGGATCTTCAGCTCACGGGAGGCGTGAACGAAGGTCTCGTTGCGAAAGCTGTAGAACGGTTCGGAATAACCGGCCGAAGCGACGATGGCCGAACAGCCCACCAACTTGCCGGTCGCGGTGTCTTCAAGGACGAAGAAATAACTCTCTTCACCGTTGAAGCTGACTTCGGCGGCGAACGAGGCTTCGCTTGCGGCGATCTTGTCGCTCAGGCGTTCCACGTCATCCGGCAAGGAAGTGACACCGATCGGACTGTCCGCAGCCAGACGCTGTACCTCGCCCAGATCAGCCATTTGCGCAGGGCGCATCACCAGCATGGTGTCACTCCTTAACTTGAAATAAATGGGTCGACCACTGGGTCGATACACAGAGAAAAAATACCGGGACCAACTTCCCTACAGACTCAAATGTGGGAGCGGGTTTGTGGGAGCAAAGCTTGTGGGAGCAAGGCTTGCCCGCGATGCAGGCGACGCGGTCCTTGGTGAACTGAGGCACCCGCATCGCGAGCAAGCCTTGCTCCCACAAACCCGCTCCTACACAAGCCCGGCTCCCACACTGGAGCCGGTCAAGGCTCAAATCAGGCTTGCGTCAACTTCGCCGCAGCCCGCTCGAAGCGGTCCAGGCCTTCGTCGATGTCGGCGTCTTCCACCACCAGGCTCGGAGCAAAGCGAATCACGTCCGGGCCGGCTTGCAGGATCATCAGGCCTTCCTGTTCGGCGGCGTTGAAGATGTCCTTGGCCTTGCCTTTCCAGGCGTCGTTCAACACGCAGCCGATCAGCAGGCCCAGGCCGCGCACTTGGGTGAACAGGCCGTACTTCTCGCCGATCTGCTCCAGGCGAACCTTGAACTTGTGATGCTTGGCTTTGACACCCGCGAGCACTTCAGGGGTATTGACCACATCGATCACCGCTTCACCCACCGCGCACGCCAGCGGGTTGCCGCCGTAGGTGGTGCCGTGGGTGCCGACGACCAGGTGCTTGGCCAGCGCTTCGGTGGTAAGCATCGCCGCGATCGGGAAACCACCGCCCAGGCTCTTGGCGCTGGTGAGGATGTCGGGGACCACGCCGTAATGCATGTAGGCGAACAGATGACCGCTACGGCCCATGCCGGTCTGCACTTCGTCGAACACCAGCAATGCGTCGTGGGCATTGCACAGGTCGCGGGCGCCTTGCAGGTAGGCCTGATCGGCCGGCAGCACACCGCCCTCGCCCTGGATCGGCTCCAGCACCACGGCGCAGGTCTTGTCCGAAATGGCGGCTTTCAAAGCGGCCAGGTCGTTGTAAGGAACGTGGGTGATGCCGGTAATTTTAGGTCCGAAGCCATCGGAGTACTTCGACTGCCCGCCAACGTTGACGGTGAACAGGGTGCGACCGTGGAAGCTATTGAGCGCGGCGATGATTTCGTACTTCTCGCTGCCGAAACGATCGAACGCGACGCGACGGGCCAGCTTGAAGGCGGCCTCGTTGGCTTCGGCGCCGGAGTTGCAGAAGAACGCGCGCTCGGCAAAAGTCGCGTTGACCAGCTTATGGGCCAGGCGCAGGGCCGGCTCGTTGGTGAAGACGTTGGACACGTGCCACAGCTTGTTGGCCTGTTCGGTCAGAGCGCCGACCAGTGCCGGGTGGGCATGGCCCAGTACGTTGACTGCGATACCGCCAGCAAAGTCGATCAACTCACGACCGGATTGGTCCCATACGCGGGAACCGGCGCCACGCACAGGTATGAAGGCTGCAGGTGCATAGTTGGGAACCATAACCTGGTCGAAATCGGCGCGTTGTACCGCGGCTTGCTCAACGGACATCGGAGTCTCCTGATGAGGAACACCCGCCTGGAACTGGCGGGCTTGGTAAGGATTGTAAGGACAGTTTTCAGCCCGGCCTTGCCGCCAAGCGACAACTTCTTATAGCGCCAACCCACGTTTTTCGCGGGTTTACGGCAATGCGACAAATAGCGTCGCAAAGGCGCAGTTTAAACGTTGTCGGTGTATTTGAGGTGCCTGCATCCACATTTCCCTCGCCATGCAAAACAGTTGTGCCGAGGGGTTTTATCTGTGGGAGCAAAGCTTGCTCCCACAGAAGCGTGTTGTGCCACTTAGCCGCGCTCGGACGGTACCGAGGACAATTCGAACGGGCTGCTGCTGCGTCGCTGGTTGCGGTCTTCGCGCGGCGTGGCGCCGAAGAAGTTGCGGTAGGCGCTGGAGAAGTGCGGCCCCGAGGAGAAGCCGCAGGACAGGCCGATCTGGATGATGGATTTGCTGGTCTGCATCAGCATCTGCCGGGCCTTGTTCAGGCGCAGCTCCAGGTAATACTGGCTGGGCACGCGATTGAGGTACTGCTTGAAGATCCGCTCCAGCTGTCGACGGGATACACAGACATGCTGGGCGATCTCGTCGGTGGTCAGCGGCTCTTCGATGTTGGCTTCCATCAGCAGCACCGCCTGGGTGAGCTTTGGATGGCTGGAGCCGAGACGGTTCTGCAACGGAATGCGCTGACGCTCGCCGCCCTCGCGAATGCGCTCGACCACCAATTCTTCCGACACCGCACCGGCCAGCTC encodes:
- the aruF gene encoding arginine/ornithine succinyltransferase subunit alpha, encoding MLVMRPAQMADLGEVQRLAADSPIGVTSLPDDVERLSDKIAASEASFAAEVSFNGEESYFFVLEDTATGKLVGCSAIVASAGYSEPFYSFRNETFVHASRELKIHNKIHVLSQCHDLTGNSLLTSFYVVPELVGSPWSELNSRGRLLFVASHPERFADSVVTEIVGYSDEHGDSPFWDAIGRNFFDLNYAAAERLCGLKSRTFLAELMPHYPIYVPLLPDAAQEAMGQVHPRAQITFDILMREGFETDHYIDIFDGGPTLHARVSGIRSIAQSRVVPVKIGEPVKGAGRQYLVANAQLQDYRAVLLELDYAPGKPVTLDMEAAEALGVGEGASVRLVAV
- a CDS encoding aspartate aminotransferase family protein, producing the protein MSVEQAAVQRADFDQVMVPNYAPAAFIPVRGAGSRVWDQSGRELIDFAGGIAVNVLGHAHPALVGALTEQANKLWHVSNVFTNEPALRLAHKLVNATFAERAFFCNSGAEANEAAFKLARRVAFDRFGSEKYEIIAALNSFHGRTLFTVNVGGQSKYSDGFGPKITGITHVPYNDLAALKAAISDKTCAVVLEPIQGEGGVLPADQAYLQGARDLCNAHDALLVFDEVQTGMGRSGHLFAYMHYGVVPDILTSAKSLGGGFPIAAMLTTEALAKHLVVGTHGTTYGGNPLACAVGEAVIDVVNTPEVLAGVKAKHHKFKVRLEQIGEKYGLFTQVRGLGLLIGCVLNDAWKGKAKDIFNAAEQEGLMILQAGPDVIRFAPSLVVEDADIDEGLDRFERAAAKLTQA
- the astD gene encoding succinylglutamate-semialdehyde dehydrogenase, which produces MMNSLYIAGSWLEGQGDLFESLNPVTQQVVWAGNGATAAQVESAVQAARQAFPDWARRSLDERIQVLEAFAAALKNHADELAHCIGEETGKPLWEAATEVTSMVNKVAISVQSYRERTGEKSGPLGDATAVLRHKPHGVVAVFGPYNFPGHLPNGHIVPALLAGNSVLFKPSELTPKVAELTVKCWVEAGLPAGVLNLVQGARETGIALAANPGIDGLFFTGSSRTGNLLHQQFSGRPDKILALEMGGNNPLVVDEVEDVDAAVYTIIQSAFISAGQRCTCARRLLVPEGAWGDALLARLVAVSSTLEVGTFDQQPAPFMGSVISLGAAKALMDAQNHLLGLGAVALLAMTQPQAQAALLTPGILDVTAVAERPDEELFGPLLQVIRYKDFPAAIAEANNTQYGLAAGLLSDSQERYQQFWLQSRAGIVNWNKQLTGAASSAPFGGVGASGNHRASAYYAADYCAYPVASLETPSLVMPAALTPGVRMS
- the astA gene encoding arginine N-succinyltransferase; amino-acid sequence: MIVRPVRSSDLPALIALARSTGTGLTTLPANEERLAHRVGWAEKTFRGEAGRGDADYLFVLEDDDGRVVGISAIAGAVGLREPWYNFRVGLTVSASQELNIYREIPTLFLANDLTGNSELCSLFLHADFRSGLNGRMLAKARLLFIAEFPQLFGNKIIAEMRGMSDDNGRSPFWESLGRHFFKMEFSQADYLTGVGNKAFIAELMPKFPLYTCFLSEDARAVIGQVHPDTEPALSMLKSEGFSYQGYVDIFDAGPAVECETGKIRAIRDSQALVLAIGTPGDDATPFLIHNRKREDCRITAAPARLAAGTLVVDPLTAKRLQLNAGDQVRAVALSAARESK